A segment of the Bacteroidia bacterium genome:
CCCGAAGCACGCCGACCTTGTGGGCATGAGCGCAGCGAAACGCCCACAAGGGCACGCCCAAAAAAATTAAAAACTTAGTCTATACATTATCCTTTGCAAGCTTGGTATGTCATAGACAAAATTTGCAATGCCGTAGTTTTGTTATTTTCGCCTTGCCCTAAAAAACTCTTGTATCAAAGTACTACATTCCTGTTCAAGTACTCCACCTACTATGGAAATTCGTTTATCCAAAAGCAGTTTTATGGAATGCATAGCACTATATTTTGCTTCATAAGCACCAAAAACAACCTGCGAGAGCTGCGCCCAAAAAATAGCTCCCAAACACATTAAACAAGGTTCAAGAGTAACATATAAAGTACAATCTGTAAGATATTTTGAGCCTAAATACGTACAAGCCGCCGTAATAGCCAATATTTCAGCATGCGCAGTAGGGTCCTGCAACGTTTCTACTTGATTGTAAGCCTTTGCAATAATAGTTTGAGTAGTGTTAGAAACTATCACACAGCCAATAGGTACTTCACCTTGCTCA
Coding sequences within it:
- a CDS encoding nucleoside deaminase, yielding MNSEHEKYMRIALQQASRAFEQGEVPIGCVIVSNTTQTIIAKAYNQVETLQDPTAHAEILAITAACTYLGSKYLTDCTLYVTLEPCLMCLGAIFWAQLSQVVFGAYEAKYSAMHSIKLLLDKRISIVGGVLEQECSTLIQEFFRARRK